A portion of the Oxynema aestuarii AP17 genome contains these proteins:
- the cas3g gene encoding type I-G CRISPR-associated helicase/endonuclease Cas3g, which produces MKFSEFFQIATGKPPFPYQERLACADKLPLVLNVPTGSGKTATVVLGWLWRRQHDRDRTPRRLVYCLPMRSLVEQTERSIHKWLDHLKGRNALDEDIKDIEVHKLMGGSVSHDWDDRLDRNTILVGTQDQLLSRALNRGYAMSRYRWPVHFAQLNNDCFWVIDETQLMGAGLRTTAQLQWLREHFSTYGTARTLWMSATLDSDILKTVDYRQTYGNLDRPFTLGEDDREHPTLQKRLSASKSIQRTAIVVPSKGGDKEVRQYARKLTSTIAEVHRADTLTLIVCNRVDRARAVYRELQQLQRKGEIDAEIGLIHSRFRAGDRQTLGARYLDDEHPFRGILVATQVVEAGVDISATTLFTELCPWSSFVQRLGRCNRYGEATEAAVYWIDFDKKVDDKATSPYRAEAIEQARYLVGQLQEQQGNAGIESLQTFLENLPDDKRSPQALEGMVLRRHDLMQLFDTASDLAGHDIDISPFVREAQDNNVEIAWRDWGKGNPSADWGDENYVGKLYRDELCRVSMAQAQQFLKQREAWTFDAPNKQWRKVAHNELFPGITLLVRTTDGGYSSELGFTGGKEKDFAPLDLPEDGDFNSDRDDPLSQVGTYITLEQHARDTFNEAQKLCEALKLSDLPVESIARAARYHDAGKAHEEFQKMLTWNREERKGATLWAKSDRDFKNSSDRPPRKFQDRGFRYLRHEWASALLALQQGEPFLLAYLVACHHGKVRMVVQPYPNEKAAPHGKAYARGVWDGDTLPEIDLGDGLTIPSCQLSLDCVALGENSDGEPSWVARSLDLLDEYGAFKLAYLETVVRVADWRASARYTGPLAEE; this is translated from the coding sequence ATGAAATTTTCTGAGTTTTTCCAAATTGCGACTGGAAAACCACCGTTTCCGTACCAAGAACGGCTAGCCTGCGCCGATAAGCTCCCGCTTGTTCTCAATGTACCCACTGGGAGTGGTAAAACAGCAACAGTCGTTCTCGGATGGCTGTGGCGACGGCAACACGATCGCGATCGCACCCCACGCCGATTGGTCTACTGCTTACCGATGCGCAGTTTGGTCGAGCAGACCGAGCGATCGATTCACAAGTGGCTCGACCATCTCAAGGGTCGCAACGCCCTTGACGAAGACATTAAAGACATTGAAGTTCACAAACTGATGGGCGGTTCCGTCAGTCACGATTGGGACGATCGCCTCGATCGCAATACCATCTTAGTCGGAACCCAAGACCAACTGCTCTCTCGGGCGCTCAATCGGGGTTATGCCATGAGTCGCTATCGGTGGCCAGTGCATTTCGCACAACTGAATAATGATTGTTTCTGGGTCATCGACGAAACGCAGTTGATGGGCGCGGGATTGCGGACGACCGCACAACTGCAGTGGTTGCGAGAACATTTCAGCACCTATGGCACTGCTCGCACCTTGTGGATGTCTGCGACTCTCGATAGCGACATCTTGAAAACGGTCGATTATCGTCAGACCTACGGCAATCTCGATCGACCCTTCACCCTGGGAGAAGATGACCGAGAACATCCCACCTTGCAAAAGCGCCTGAGTGCGAGCAAATCAATCCAGCGTACGGCGATCGTGGTTCCGAGTAAGGGGGGAGATAAAGAGGTTCGCCAGTATGCCCGTAAACTCACCAGTACGATCGCCGAAGTACATCGCGCCGACACGTTGACACTAATCGTTTGCAATCGCGTCGATCGCGCGCGGGCGGTGTATCGCGAACTCCAGCAACTTCAGCGTAAAGGTGAGATCGACGCAGAAATCGGACTGATTCACTCGCGATTTCGAGCAGGCGATCGCCAGACCCTCGGCGCACGCTATCTCGACGACGAGCATCCCTTTCGCGGCATTCTCGTTGCTACCCAGGTGGTCGAAGCTGGGGTCGATATCTCTGCGACCACCTTATTTACCGAACTGTGTCCCTGGTCGTCTTTCGTACAGCGCCTCGGACGCTGCAATCGATACGGTGAAGCGACTGAGGCGGCGGTGTATTGGATCGACTTCGACAAGAAAGTTGACGATAAGGCGACCAGTCCATATCGTGCGGAGGCGATCGAACAGGCCCGCTACCTCGTCGGGCAACTTCAAGAACAACAGGGCAACGCCGGGATTGAGTCGCTGCAAACGTTTCTGGAAAACTTACCCGACGACAAGCGATCGCCCCAGGCGCTTGAGGGAATGGTTTTGCGTCGTCACGACCTCATGCAATTATTCGATACCGCCAGCGACCTCGCGGGTCACGATATCGATATCTCGCCATTCGTGCGGGAAGCCCAAGATAACAATGTAGAGATTGCCTGGCGCGATTGGGGAAAAGGCAATCCCTCTGCGGACTGGGGAGATGAAAATTACGTCGGCAAATTGTATCGAGACGAACTCTGTCGGGTCAGCATGGCTCAAGCTCAACAGTTTCTGAAACAACGAGAGGCTTGGACCTTCGATGCGCCGAACAAGCAATGGCGCAAGGTCGCCCACAACGAGCTGTTTCCTGGCATCACTCTGTTGGTTCGGACGACCGACGGCGGCTATTCGTCGGAATTGGGCTTTACAGGTGGCAAAGAGAAAGACTTTGCACCCCTCGACCTACCCGAAGACGGAGACTTCAATAGCGATCGCGACGATCCACTTTCTCAAGTCGGAACCTACATCACCCTCGAACAACACGCTCGGGATACATTTAATGAGGCTCAGAAATTGTGTGAGGCGCTCAAACTCAGCGATCTCCCGGTAGAGTCGATCGCACGCGCCGCCCGATATCACGATGCGGGGAAAGCGCACGAGGAATTTCAAAAGATGCTCACCTGGAACCGGGAAGAGCGCAAGGGAGCGACATTGTGGGCGAAATCCGATCGCGATTTCAAAAATTCCAGCGATCGCCCGCCTCGTAAGTTCCAAGATCGTGGATTTCGCTATTTGCGTCACGAATGGGCGAGTGCGCTGCTGGCACTGCAACAGGGCGAACCGTTTCTACTGGCTTATCTCGTCGCCTGTCACCACGGCAAAGTCCGTATGGTCGTGCAGCCGTACCCGAACGAGAAGGCTGCACCGCATGGAAAAGCCTATGCGCGAGGGGTTTGGGATGGGGACACCTTACCCGAAATCGACCTCGGCGACGGTCTCACTATCCCGTCGTGCCAATTATCCCTCGATTGCGTGGCACTTGGGGAGAATTCCGACGGCGAACCATCGTGGGTGGCGCGATCGCTCGACCTGTTGGACGAATACGGTGCCTTCAAACTCGCCTATCTCGAAACGGTGGTGCGCGTGGCAGATTGGCGGGCATCGGCACGATACACCGGACCATTGGCGGAGGAATAA
- the dtd gene encoding D-aminoacyl-tRNA deacylase, which translates to MRVIIQRVKSSQVMVGDRAIGQIGKGLNLLVGIAETDTEAELDWMARKCLELRLFPDETSDRARWDKSVLDIRGELLVVSQFTLYGDCRKGRRPSFDRSASGDRAQQLYEQFVGKLRQSGLKVETGEFGAMMHVAIDNDGPVTLILEREAD; encoded by the coding sequence ATGCGAGTAATTATTCAACGAGTTAAATCGTCTCAAGTGATGGTCGGCGATCGCGCGATCGGACAAATCGGGAAAGGCTTAAATTTATTGGTGGGAATTGCCGAAACGGATACGGAAGCCGAACTGGATTGGATGGCGCGAAAATGTTTGGAATTACGACTATTTCCCGATGAAACGAGCGATCGCGCCCGTTGGGATAAGTCAGTTCTCGACATTCGAGGGGAGTTATTAGTCGTCAGTCAATTTACTTTATATGGAGACTGTCGGAAGGGACGCCGACCGTCATTCGATCGCTCCGCATCCGGCGATCGCGCGCAACAGCTTTACGAACAGTTTGTCGGGAAATTACGCCAAAGTGGTTTGAAGGTAGAAACGGGCGAATTTGGGGCGATGATGCACGTGGCGATCGATAATGACGGTCCGGTCACCTTAATTTTAGAACGAGAAGCAGATTAG
- a CDS encoding CobW family GTP-binding protein, which produces MQTTDTSHAESPTMEAPKHGLPVTIITGFLGSGKTTLLNHILANQEGLKTAVLVNEFGEIGIDNELIVSTGDDMVELSNGCICCTINNDLLDAVYKILERSDRVDYLVVETTGLADPLPVALTFLGTELRDLTRLDSIVTLVDSENYSLDLFNSQAAYSQIAYGDIILLNKVDLVDEADVDLLESKIRDVKADARILRTTRSQVPLPLILSVGLFESDKYFTPEKSAESHDHHHHHDHDHHDHHDHHDHHDHSDCDHDHGHCVHDHDHDHHDHDHHDHHHHSDHLAMDGFTSLSFQSDKPFAIRKFQYFLDNQLPSTIFRAKGILWFDESDRRHIFHLSGKRFSIDDDDWNTEPKNQLVLIGQNLDHDKLREQLNKCLCLPSSNSGKGFGR; this is translated from the coding sequence ATGCAGACTACGGATACGTCTCACGCCGAATCTCCAACAATGGAGGCTCCCAAACACGGTTTACCCGTAACGATTATTACCGGGTTTCTGGGGAGTGGCAAAACTACTCTACTCAATCACATCCTCGCCAATCAAGAAGGGTTAAAAACTGCCGTTCTGGTCAACGAATTTGGCGAAATTGGTATCGATAACGAGCTGATCGTCTCGACGGGAGACGATATGGTGGAACTCAGCAACGGCTGTATTTGCTGCACGATTAATAATGACTTACTCGATGCAGTTTATAAGATTTTAGAACGGAGCGATCGCGTCGATTATTTAGTGGTCGAAACCACGGGTTTAGCCGATCCGTTACCCGTAGCTCTAACCTTTTTGGGAACGGAATTGCGCGATTTAACCCGCCTCGATTCGATCGTTACGTTGGTCGATTCGGAAAACTACAGTTTGGATTTATTTAACTCGCAAGCGGCTTATAGCCAAATTGCTTATGGCGATATCATCTTATTAAATAAGGTGGATCTCGTCGATGAAGCGGATGTCGATTTATTAGAATCAAAAATCCGCGATGTTAAGGCGGATGCACGAATTTTAAGAACGACGCGATCGCAGGTTCCGCTTCCGTTAATTCTCAGTGTCGGATTGTTCGAGTCGGACAAATATTTTACGCCGGAAAAATCGGCAGAAAGTCACGACCATCATCACCATCACGACCACGACCATCACGACCATCACGACCATCACGACCATCACGACCATTCTGATTGCGACCACGACCACGGTCACTGCGTCCACGACCACGACCACGACCATCACGACCACGACCATCACGACCATCACCACCATTCCGATCACTTGGCGATGGACGGGTTTACATCACTTTCTTTCCAAAGTGACAAACCGTTTGCGATTCGTAAATTTCAGTATTTCTTAGACAATCAATTACCCTCTACTATTTTCCGTGCAAAGGGGATTTTATGGTTTGATGAAAGCGATCGCCGTCATATTTTCCATTTGAGTGGTAAACGCTTTTCCATTGATGATGATGATTGGAATACCGAACCGAAAAATCAATTAGTTCTCATCGGTCAAAATTTAGACCACGACAAGTTACGGGAACAATTAAACAAATGTCTCTGTTTGCCTTCAAGCAATAGCGGTAAAGGATTTGGCCGTTAA
- a CDS encoding glycosyltransferase family 4 protein, giving the protein MTRFAENSNDKNPAKMRILVEGWRFIPHSYAIINHFQLLQLRRRPEVELFHRDRPFVKGSDWKPASGLLDEAAEATIRAIAEPPPGWVPDATLRMYCPFDLTPAPSGRTLVFGCTEWGIVTRYILRAMGVDSFQKAHGDNDTVIVTSSRWSRDGFVRSGADRDRVKVVPLGVDPTIYQPVTPAKKREIRRKFGWEEDCFLFLNVGVMWNERQGIDMLLKAFAAICDRHPEARLVLKGRDAIFPSRDSIVRASRQVLSERELQKIAPRLIYIGESLSCAQMAQLYQAADAYVSPYLAEGFNLPVLEAIACGLPVICTDGGPTDDFIRDEFALRIASQLKNPWREKERVFVVMPQFDSLVAHMERAIADAALRARSHDFGPRWVRDRFTWKQTIDRLLPLFDPAMTLDPTTVPPEIAQSEIAQSEIAQSEITQSEITLSGITSVRPSQSIIVEGWRFLPHSYAIANHYHLLEMSDRPNLQVFHRDAPFPTRDARSIADMVDRATGDRLRAIPPPPPDLFADTTLRIFSPLNLREAPNSRKTCVFGTTEWGIVHPQLLLLHDRAPLSEILDRTNTLIITPSNWSREGFLRSGAPGDRVTVVPHGVDPNLYHPVSEDERESLRRQLGWDGQFIFLNIGAMTAEKGIAPLLFAFAQIAETHPQARLVLKGSDAIYSSDESIRRVCEKTLDRRQAEIVRDRLIYIGTTLSASAIVRLYRAADVYVAPYLAEGFNLTVLEAIACGLPVICTRGGPTDDFTRPEFTWYIESQLETITKFGDLRYARSPNWDSLIALMERAIASPEFRLQARSSGPAFVGDRFTWRRVVDRLLEVILPDRAGDYTDDTAKPSLRERPPAIGQYSQYTDPTPAPPPHPPASYGVPADLTGKRVLELGTTQGYWSFEALRRGAREAIAANLQIEGVTAPFDRQCFDNYRRIRAFDPSVCSYRDLSLDALDPNQLGYFDVIFLFGTCDRVRYPLLLCDRLATLCRGELYLEAAILDDYSRDRGGLGCGYPGSQMLLEFNPNSTTNNPSQPLWRPTLYALAQLVKSAGFTQVKAWKLTDSPQTEPQCRGFVVGSHLG; this is encoded by the coding sequence ATGACACGATTTGCTGAAAACTCGAACGATAAAAACCCAGCCAAGATGCGGATTCTAGTGGAAGGTTGGCGGTTTATTCCCCATTCTTATGCGATTATCAATCATTTTCAGTTGTTGCAACTGCGGCGTCGCCCCGAGGTGGAACTGTTTCATCGCGATCGGCCTTTTGTCAAGGGTAGCGATTGGAAACCTGCAAGCGGTCTGTTAGACGAAGCGGCGGAAGCGACGATCCGGGCGATCGCCGAACCTCCCCCCGGGTGGGTACCGGACGCGACTTTGCGGATGTACTGCCCCTTTGACCTGACTCCGGCGCCTTCGGGACGGACGCTGGTGTTTGGCTGTACGGAATGGGGAATCGTCACCCGATACATTTTGCGCGCCATGGGGGTGGATTCTTTTCAAAAGGCCCACGGGGATAACGATACGGTGATTGTGACCTCTTCTCGCTGGTCGCGCGATGGCTTCGTTCGCAGTGGGGCCGATCGCGATCGCGTCAAGGTCGTTCCTTTGGGGGTCGATCCGACGATTTATCAACCCGTCACCCCGGCAAAAAAACGGGAAATTCGCCGTAAATTCGGTTGGGAAGAGGATTGTTTTCTGTTTCTCAATGTCGGGGTGATGTGGAACGAACGCCAGGGAATCGATATGCTGTTGAAAGCATTTGCGGCAATTTGCGATCGCCATCCCGAGGCGCGTTTGGTGTTAAAAGGCAGAGATGCGATTTTTCCCTCTCGCGATTCGATCGTGCGTGCTTCCCGCCAAGTCCTCAGCGAGAGGGAATTGCAGAAAATCGCCCCCCGTTTAATTTATATCGGTGAGAGTCTTTCTTGCGCGCAAATGGCGCAACTGTATCAAGCGGCGGATGCTTACGTTTCCCCTTATTTGGCGGAAGGCTTTAATTTACCTGTATTAGAGGCGATCGCCTGCGGGTTACCCGTCATTTGTACCGATGGCGGACCGACGGACGACTTTATCCGGGATGAGTTTGCCTTGAGAATCGCCAGTCAGCTTAAAAATCCGTGGCGAGAAAAGGAACGGGTGTTTGTGGTGATGCCACAATTTGATAGCTTGGTGGCACACATGGAACGGGCGATCGCCGATGCGGCCCTGCGGGCGCGATCGCACGATTTCGGCCCACGCTGGGTTCGCGATCGTTTTACCTGGAAACAGACGATCGATCGCCTTCTCCCCCTATTCGATCCGGCAATGACACTCGATCCGACGACGGTTCCCCCTGAGATTGCTCAATCTGAGATTGCTCAATCTGAGATTGCTCAATCTGAAATCACTCAATCTGAAATAACTCTATCTGGGATAACATCCGTTCGCCCGTCTCAGTCGATTATCGTTGAAGGCTGGCGCTTTTTGCCTCATTCTTACGCGATCGCCAATCACTATCACTTGCTAGAAATGAGCGATCGCCCCAATTTGCAAGTCTTTCACCGAGACGCGCCCTTTCCGACCCGGGACGCGCGATCGATCGCCGACATGGTAGACCGCGCCACAGGCGATCGTTTGCGCGCCATTCCCCCACCCCCGCCGGACCTGTTCGCCGACACCACCTTACGCATCTTCAGCCCCCTCAACCTCCGCGAGGCCCCCAATAGTCGCAAAACCTGCGTCTTTGGGACTACCGAATGGGGAATCGTCCATCCCCAATTATTATTACTGCACGATCGCGCGCCCTTATCGGAGATCCTCGATCGCACCAATACTCTCATCATTACCCCCTCGAATTGGTCTCGCGAAGGATTTCTACGCAGTGGGGCACCGGGCGATCGCGTGACCGTCGTCCCTCACGGGGTCGATCCCAACCTCTATCACCCCGTCTCGGAAGACGAACGGGAAAGTTTGCGCCGCCAACTCGGATGGGACGGTCAATTTATCTTTTTAAATATCGGTGCAATGACCGCAGAGAAAGGCATCGCGCCGCTCTTATTTGCTTTCGCGCAGATTGCCGAAACCCACCCCCAAGCGCGTTTAGTCCTCAAAGGGAGTGACGCGATCTACAGTTCTGACGAGTCGATCCGCAGGGTTTGTGAGAAAACCCTCGACCGACGACAGGCGGAGATCGTCCGCGATCGCCTCATATACATCGGCACGACTTTATCGGCGTCGGCGATCGTGCGCTTGTATCGGGCGGCGGATGTTTACGTCGCGCCCTATTTAGCGGAAGGATTCAACCTCACGGTGTTAGAGGCGATCGCCTGCGGATTGCCCGTCATCTGTACCCGAGGCGGACCGACGGACGATTTCACCCGTCCCGAGTTTACTTGGTATATCGAGAGTCAATTAGAAACAATTACCAAATTCGGGGATCTTCGTTACGCGCGATCGCCGAATTGGGACAGTTTAATCGCCCTGATGGAACGGGCGATCGCTTCGCCAGAATTCCGCCTGCAGGCGCGATCGAGCGGTCCGGCGTTCGTCGGCGATCGCTTCACCTGGCGGCGGGTCGTCGATCGCCTTTTAGAAGTCATCTTACCCGATCGCGCGGGAGACTATACGGACGATACGGCAAAGCCGTCGCTGCGCGAACGTCCGCCAGCGATCGGCCAATATAGCCAATATACCGATCCCACCCCCGCGCCACCACCTCACCCCCCCGCCAGCTACGGCGTTCCGGCGGATTTAACCGGGAAGCGGGTTCTCGAACTGGGAACGACTCAGGGCTACTGGAGCTTTGAAGCCCTCCGACGGGGTGCGAGAGAGGCGATCGCGGCAAACTTGCAAATTGAAGGGGTTACAGCGCCTTTTGACCGCCAATGCTTCGATAATTACCGACGGATACGAGCCTTTGACCCCTCCGTTTGCAGTTACCGCGATTTATCCTTAGACGCCCTCGATCCGAATCAACTCGGTTACTTCGATGTCATCTTCTTATTTGGAACCTGCGATCGCGTCCGCTATCCCTTACTATTATGCGATCGACTCGCTACCCTTTGCCGTGGCGAACTCTACCTCGAAGCCGCTATTCTCGACGATTACAGCCGCGATCGTGGCGGTCTCGGTTGCGGTTATCCCGGGAGTCAAATGTTGCTCGAATTCAACCCAAATTCTACCACCAACAACCCCTCACAACCCCTTTGGCGTCCGACCCTTTACGCCTTAGCACAGCTCGTCAAATCCGCCGGATTCACTCAAGTAAAAGCGTGGAAATTGACCGATTCCCCGCAAACTGAGCCCCAATGTCGCGGCTTTGTCGTCGGGTCGCACCTGGGTTAA
- the cysS gene encoding cysteine--tRNA ligase — protein sequence MTLKLYNSLTRRQEPFEPVESGKVRMYCCGVTVYDYCHLGHARSYIAWDTVRRYLIWRGFDVRYVQNFTDIDDKILNRAREQGTSMEEVADRYTQAYFEDMDRLNILRADDYPRATHTLNGIERLISELEQKGYAYPAGGDVYYAVRKFPEYGQLSGRKLEEMQAGASGRVAEDDPDKNKKKDPFDFALWKAAKPGEPAWDSPWGKGRPGWHIECSAMVREKLGETIDIHMGGADLVFPHHENEIAQSQAATGHPLAKYWMHNGFVTVNGEKMSKSLGNFTTIRELLDRPTDPMAVRLFVLQAQYRKPIDFTEEAIATAEKGWATLKEGLSFGFQFGARLGWETSELPPASQLDAGAIARFEQAMDEDFNSPGAIAVLFELAKELRRQGNLLVHEGEIQGDSQRVQKQWQTLVSLAGVLGLKVDADAELSPTPSDGLSDEAIAALLERRQAARQAKDFAEADRIRDELQAQGIVTIDRPGGVTQWHRS from the coding sequence ATGACCCTCAAGCTTTACAACAGCCTCACCCGCCGTCAGGAACCCTTTGAACCCGTAGAATCGGGCAAGGTGCGGATGTACTGCTGTGGCGTGACCGTTTACGACTACTGCCACTTGGGTCATGCTCGTTCGTACATCGCCTGGGATACGGTGCGCCGTTATTTGATTTGGCGTGGGTTTGACGTGCGTTACGTCCAGAACTTTACCGACATCGACGATAAAATCCTCAATCGGGCGCGCGAACAAGGGACTTCGATGGAAGAAGTGGCCGATCGCTACACCCAAGCTTACTTTGAAGACATGGATCGGCTCAACATCCTGCGCGCCGACGATTATCCCCGCGCCACCCATACCCTCAACGGAATCGAACGGCTGATTTCCGAACTCGAACAAAAAGGATACGCCTATCCCGCAGGCGGGGACGTGTACTATGCGGTGCGGAAGTTTCCCGAATACGGACAACTCTCGGGACGCAAGTTAGAAGAGATGCAAGCGGGTGCAAGCGGTCGCGTCGCCGAGGACGACCCGGATAAGAATAAGAAAAAAGACCCCTTCGATTTTGCCTTGTGGAAGGCGGCGAAACCGGGGGAACCCGCCTGGGATTCGCCTTGGGGTAAGGGCCGTCCCGGATGGCATATTGAATGTTCGGCGATGGTTCGCGAGAAGTTGGGCGAAACGATCGACATTCACATGGGGGGCGCGGATTTGGTGTTTCCCCACCACGAGAATGAAATTGCCCAATCTCAGGCGGCGACGGGTCACCCGTTAGCGAAATATTGGATGCACAACGGTTTCGTGACGGTCAATGGCGAGAAAATGTCGAAGTCGTTGGGTAATTTCACGACGATTCGCGAGTTGTTGGACCGTCCGACGGATCCGATGGCGGTGCGCTTGTTCGTGTTGCAGGCGCAATATCGCAAGCCGATCGATTTTACCGAAGAGGCGATCGCCACGGCTGAAAAAGGCTGGGCGACGTTGAAAGAAGGGCTGTCGTTCGGGTTTCAATTTGGGGCGCGCCTCGGTTGGGAAACCTCGGAACTACCTCCGGCGAGTCAGTTGGATGCAGGGGCGATCGCCAGATTCGAGCAAGCGATGGACGAGGATTTCAACTCTCCCGGCGCGATCGCGGTCTTGTTTGAATTGGCCAAAGAATTGCGCCGTCAGGGCAATTTATTGGTTCACGAAGGGGAAATTCAAGGCGATTCGCAACGAGTGCAAAAACAGTGGCAAACTTTAGTCAGTTTAGCTGGCGTTCTCGGACTCAAAGTCGATGCCGATGCCGAGTTAAGCCCCACCCCCAGCGACGGGTTGAGTGACGAGGCGATCGCCGCCCTTCTCGAACGGCGCCAAGCGGCGCGCCAGGCGAAAGACTTCGCCGAAGCCGATCGCATCCGCGACGAGCTCCAAGCTCAAGGAATCGTCACCATCGACCGTCCGGGGGGGGTCACTCAATGGCATCGCAGTTAA
- a CDS encoding AI-2E family transporter has translation MSVPRLRISLTNPVLIAIVGLILVLMWQVRSLLVTLMISVVLAASISPVVNWAEKYRIPRWLATLATYLILIAGLTGAGLAIGPAVASQIERLVRQLPVYLETLREIAEDLAANFNDTPPEFVRQFFDTQSLTTWAIRSSQQLLLRSYGLTRGFVGGVVSLILSLFISGYMVADSRTLINSVVQLFPSPWDRNLEAQIEPISYRMGGYIRGRLLVSAILGVAITAGLTLLGLGDFALGLGAIAGVTNLIPFLGPVLGAIPALIVAISQGSWTFLWVLILFVIIQNVETYILDPLLVGSSVGVHPLYQLLSVLGGVQVLGIIGAIVVPPWFAGVSALVENLYLKPKLMAQNNGENTETDEVGAIASDESR, from the coding sequence ATGTCTGTCCCGCGCTTGAGGATTTCCCTGACCAATCCCGTGCTGATTGCGATCGTCGGCTTAATTCTGGTCTTGATGTGGCAGGTTCGCAGTTTGCTGGTCACGCTGATGATCTCGGTCGTTCTCGCCGCCTCGATCTCCCCAGTGGTCAATTGGGCGGAAAAATACCGAATTCCGCGCTGGTTGGCCACCCTTGCTACCTATTTAATCTTAATCGCCGGATTGACCGGGGCCGGATTGGCGATCGGTCCGGCGGTCGCCTCCCAAATCGAACGCCTCGTGCGCCAACTTCCGGTTTATCTCGAAACCCTGCGCGAAATCGCCGAAGACCTCGCCGCCAATTTCAACGACACTCCCCCGGAGTTCGTGCGTCAGTTCTTCGATACCCAATCCCTCACCACTTGGGCGATTCGATCGAGTCAGCAATTGCTGTTGCGGTCTTACGGTTTGACGCGCGGCTTCGTCGGCGGCGTGGTTTCGCTGATTTTATCTTTATTTATCTCCGGCTACATGGTCGCCGACAGTCGCACCCTGATTAACAGCGTCGTGCAGCTATTTCCCAGTCCCTGGGACCGCAATTTAGAAGCGCAAATCGAACCGATTAGCTACCGCATGGGCGGCTACATTCGCGGACGCCTGCTCGTTTCGGCAATTTTGGGCGTGGCGATTACCGCCGGGTTGACTTTGTTGGGTTTGGGGGATTTTGCCCTGGGGTTGGGGGCGATCGCCGGAGTCACCAATTTAATTCCCTTCCTCGGTCCGGTCTTGGGCGCCATTCCGGCCCTGATCGTGGCGATTTCTCAAGGCAGTTGGACGTTTTTATGGGTGTTAATTCTATTTGTCATCATCCAAAATGTAGAGACTTACATTTTAGATCCGCTTTTGGTCGGCAGTTCCGTGGGCGTTCACCCGCTTTATCAATTGCTCTCGGTCCTCGGCGGGGTGCAAGTGTTGGGAATCATCGGGGCGATCGTCGTCCCGCCTTGGTTTGCCGGAGTTTCGGCCCTGGTCGAAAATCTCTATCTCAAACCGAAGTTAATGGCTCAAAATAACGGGGAAAATACGGAGACGGACGAGGTGGGGGCGATCGCTTCCGACGAGTCCAGATAA